The DNA segment CAACAGCCAGCACCCGCCCCTGGACAAACCGCAGGTTCGCCAGGCGATCAACCTGGCCTTCGACAAGGCGAGCTACCTGAAAGCCGTCTTCGAGGGGAGCGCCAGCGCCGCCGACGGCCCGTACCCGCCAAACACCTGGAGCTACGCCAAGGACCTGCCGGCCTACTCCCATGACCCGCAGAAGGCGAAGGCGCTGCTGGCCGAAGCAGGCTTCAAGGACGGCTTCAAGACCACCATCTGGACCCGCCCTTCCGGCAGTCTGCTCAACCCGAACCCCAGCCTCGGCGCGCAACTGCTGCAGGCCGACCTGGCCAAGGTGGGCATCCAGGCGGAAATCCGCGTGATCGAATGGGGCGAGCTGATCCGTCGCGCCAAGGCCGGTGAACACGACCTGCTGTTCATGGGCTGGGCCGGTGACAACGGCGATCCGGATAACTTCCTCACCCCGCAGTTTTCCTGCGCCTCGGTGCAATCCGGGCTCAACTTCGCGCGCTACTGCAATGCCGATCTCGACAAGCTGATCGCCGACGGCAAGACCCACGCCGATCCGGCTGAGCGCACCACTCTCTATACGAAGGCCCAGCAGATCGTCCGCGAGCAGGCGCTCTGGCTGCCGCTCGCCCACCCCACCGCCTTCGCCCTGACCCGCGCCAATGTCGAGGGCTACCAGGTCAACCCCTTCGGCCGGCAGGACTTTGCCAAGGTAAGGCTGGATTAGATCCAGCCTCGCTCCGCCATCGACAACGGCTCACCCGCACCCACGATGAAATGGTCGAGCACCCGCACGTCGATCAGCGCCAGTGCTTCCTGGAGACGACGAGTCAGCTGGCGATCGGCTTCGCTGGGCTCGGCGACGCCCGAAGGATGGTTGTGACTGAGGATAAGCGCCGCCGCGTTGTGCGCCAGGGCGCGCTTCACCACCTGGCGCGGGTAGACGCTGGCGCCGTCGATGGTGCCGTGGAACAGCACCTCGAAGGCCAGCACCCGGTGCTTGGCATCGAGGAACAGGCAAGCGAACTGTTCGTGATGGGAATGGCGCAGTTGCGCCTTGAGAAAATCACGCACGGCCTGCGGGTTTTCCAGCGCGGAGTCGCGGCGCAACCCTTCAGCCAGGTGGCGACGGGCCATTTCCAGAACGGCCTGAAGCTGGGCGAACTTGGCCGGGCCGAGGCCGAGGTGCTGGCTGAAGTCCTGCAGTTCGGCCTCCAGCAGCGCGCGCAGGCTGCCGAAATCGTTGAGCAAGTGACGAGCCAGGTCCACGGCGCTACGGCCGGCCACACCTGTGCGCAAGAATATGGCGAGCAGCTCGGCGTCGCTCAGGGCCGCCGCGCCCAGTTCAAGAAGCTTCTCCCGCGGACGCTCTGCCGCAGGCCAATTACGGATGCTCATGACACCTCCATGGTTGAGCCGCGCCGCTGTTCCAGTGCGGTCGCTGTGCTATCTTAACCCACCTTTTTTGCGCGGCGATCGGCCTGGGGAGGCGCCTTCGCCGCAGCGCACCGTCAACCTCCATAAAAGGCAGGCCTATGCAGCGGCTCTATCGGAAACGCATCCTCTTGGGCGTGGGCGGCGGCATTGCTGCCTACAAGAGCGCTGAGCTGGTTCGCCGGCTCCGCGACCAGGGTGCGGAGGTCCGCGTGGTAATGACCCAGGGCGGCCGCGAGTTCATCACCCCCCTGACCCTCCAGGCCCTTTCCGGGCACCCCGTCCACCTCGAACTGCTCGACTCTGCCGCCGAAGCGGCGATGGGCCATATCGAACTGGCCCGCTGGGCAGACCTGGTTCTGATCGCACCGGCCACCGCCGACCTGATGGCGCGCCTGGCCCAAGGTATGGCGGACGACCTGCTGACGACCCTGGTGCTGGCCACCGACGCCCCCGTGGCGCTGGCCCCGGCCATGAACCAGGCCATGTGGCGCGACCCGGCCACCCAGGCCAACCTGGAAATCCTCGCCAAGCGCGGCTTGCGCCTGTTCGGCCCGGCAGCGGGCAGCCAGGCCTGCGGCGACGTCGGCCTCGGCCGCATGCTGGAGGCCGAGGAACTGGCCCAACGCGCCGCCGACTGCTTCGAGCACCGCGCCCTCACCGGCCGCCACGTGCTGATTACCGCAGGACCGACCCAGGAAAACATCGACCCGGTGCGCTACATCACGAACCACAGCTCAGGGAAGATGGGCTTCGCCCTGGCCGAAGCCGCGGTGGAGGCTGGCGCCAAAGTCACTCTGATCACCGGCCCGGTGCATCTGCCCACGCCGGATCGGGTCAACCGCATCGACGTCGTCAGTGCCCGCGACATGCTTGCCGCCTGCGAAGCCGCCATGCCCTGCGACCTGCTCATCGCCGCCGCCGCCGTAGCCGACTACCGCCCGGAAGTGGTCGCACAGCACAAGATGAAGAAAGACCCGACCAGCGGCGAAGGGCTGCTGCTGCAGCTGGTACGCAACCCCGATATCCTCGCGACGCTCGCCAGCCGACCCGATCGCCCGTTCAGCGTGGGCTTCGCCGCCGAAACCGAGAACCTGCTCGAGTACGCCTCGCGCAAACTCAAGGACAAGAACCTCGACCTGATCGTTGCCAATGACGTGGCCAACCCCACCATCGGCTTCAACAGCGAGGAAAACGCCATCACGGTCATCGACCGGGAACTGGCGCAGACCAGCTTCGCCCAGACCAGCAAAGGCAAGATCGCCCGCCAGCTGATCACCTTCATCGCCGACCGCCTCAACCAGGCCTGAGACTCCATGCACTCATTGCAAGCCAAGATCCTCGACTCCCGCATCGGCAGCGAATTCCCGCTGCCGCAGTACGCCACCCCGGGCTCCGCCGGCCTCGACCTGCGCGCCATGCTCAAGGAAGAAGTCGTCCTGGAGCCGGGCCAGACCATTCTCATCCCCACCGGCCTGTCGATCTACATCGCCGATCCCGGCCTGGCGGCGCTGATTCTGCCGCGCTCGGGGCTCGGCCATAAGCACGGCGTGGTACTCGGGAACCTGGTCGGCCTGATCGACTCCGACTATCAGGGTGAACTGATGGTGTCCTGCTGGAACCGCGGCCAGACCGCCTTCCGCATCGCCATTGGCGAGCGCATCGCCCAGCTGGTCCTGGTGCCCGTGGTCCAGGCGCACTTCGAGCTGGTTGAGGAGTTCCACGAAAGCGAGCGTGGCGCAGGCGGTTTCGGTCACACCGGCAGCCACTGACAGCCCAACACCAGGACGAATCGCCCAGGAGACGTTGAGTGAAACTCTTCAAGCGCAGCAGCAAGGACGCCGCCAACGGATCGACCAGCAAGCGGACCGATGCCACGTCCGCTCGCAAAGGCTCTGACGACCTGATCCCCGGCGCGCTCGCCGCCCTGGCTGGCGTAGCCGCTGCCGGCGCCCTGCTTTGGTTCGGGACCCTCGGCCCCGCCGAGCAGAGCCGCATCGACCAGCTCAGCCAGGCCTGGGGCGGCAGCCAGGCGGCAACCCTGCGCCAGGCCATCACTCAACTTCAGGCCGATACCACGGCCGCCGCCCACGATCCAGGCCTGATCGACGCCCTCAACAGCGGCGACGCCAGCCAGTTGATGGCCGCCGAGCGGGGTCTGGGCTATCGCGACGGCGTGATCGACGCGCACCTCAACCTGCCCGGCCAGGCCCAGCAGAACACCCAGCGCGCCGCGCCCATGAACTTTGCGGCCCTGGACATGCTGCGTCGCCTGGAAAACGGCCAGCAACCCAGCCCGGAAGCCTACAAGGTGGGCCAACGCTGGCTGGTGTATAGCGCCGCGCCGCTACGCCTGAACGGACAGAGCGCGCCCCAGGGCACCCTGCTGCTGGTCTTCGATCTGGAACGCCTGTTGCGCAGCCTACCGTCGCTGCCGGCAGACATCGGACAGCTGCAACTGGCCCAGCAGTTCACCAATGCTCCGGTCCAGGTGCTAGCCCAGCGCGGCGCGGCCGCCAATGCCACTCCGCTGGCCCTGGACAGCGGCAACCCGAACTGGACGCTCAGTTTCACTCCAGGCCAGTCCCTGACCGCATCGCACCTGTCCCCCCTGATGCTGGCATTGGCCGCGCTGCTCGCCCTTGGTGGTGCGATAGCCGGCCTGAAGCTCAGCCAGGGCGTGTTGCAGCGCAAGCTGCGCGATGACACCCAGCAGCTGAATCAACTGCTGCAAGAACTCTCGAACGGCAAGAGCGTCAAAGCCTTCAGTCTGCGCCTGCCGGCGCTGGACAGCCTGGCCCAGGCGCTCGCCCGCCAACCCAGGCGCAAACCCGAGCCGGCGCCGAACAACGGCCTGACCCAGGCGGTCGCCAGCAACCCCGTTGCCCAGGCACCTGCCCGACCGGCCGAACTGGCCGACCCAGTATTCCAAGATACCGACATTCTCGATATCGACATCCTCGACGAAGACCAGGACCTCCTGGGATTGGAGCAAGCCCCCGCCATGACCAGCATCGAACAGATCGCCCCCACCCTGCCCGCCAGCATTTTCCGCGCGTATGACATCCGCGGCGTGGTCGGCGATACCCTCACCACCGAGACCGCCTACTGGGTCGGCCGCGCCATCGGCTCGGAGAGCCTGGCTCGCGGCGAGCCCTGCGTCTCGGTCGGCCGCGATGGCCGCCTGTCCGGCCCCGAACTGGTCCAGGCACTGATCCAGGGCCTGCTGGACTGCGGCTGCCAGGTCACTGACGTCGGCATGGTACCGACCCCCGCGCTCTACTACGCCGCCAACGTGCTCGCCGGAAAATCCGGCGTGATGCTCACCGGCAGCCACAACCCGCCGGACTACAACGGCTTCAAGATCATGGTGGCAGGCGAAACCCTGGCCAACGAACAGATCACCGCCCTGCACACCCGCATCCAGAACAATGACCTGGCCAGCGGCGCGGGCAGCGTCGAAGCGGTCGACGTGCTGGACCGCTACTTCCGCGAAATTCGCGACGACATCGCCCTGGCCAAGCCCATGAAAGTGGTCGTGGACTGCGGCAACGGCGTGGCCGGCGTGATCGCTCCGCAACTGATCGAAGCCCTGGGCTGCACCGTGATCCCGCTGTTCTGCGACGTCGACGGCACCTTCCCCAACCACCATCCGGACCCGGGCAAGCCCGAGAACCTGGAAGACCTGATCGCCAAGGTGAAGGAAGAAAAGGCCGACCTGGGCCTGGCCTTCGACGGCGACGGCGACCGCGTCGGCGTGGTGACCAACGAAGGCACCATCATCTACCCCGACCGCCTGCTGATGCTGTTCGCCAAGGACGTTGTATCGCGCAACCCGGGCGCCGACATCATCTTCGACGTGAAGTGCACCCGCCGCCTGACCTCGCTCATCAGCGGCTACGGCGGCCGCCCGGTGATGTGGAAGACCGGCCACTCGCTGATCAAGAAAAAAATGAAGGAAACCGGCGCGCTGCTGGCCGGCGAGATGAGCGGTCACATCTTCTTCAAGGAACGCTGGTACGGCTTCGACGACGGCATCTACAGCGCCGCCCGCCTGCTGGAAATCCTCAGCCAGGATAAGCGTGACGCCGAACATGTGTTCTCGGCCTTCCCCAAGGACGTCTCCACTCCGGAAATCAACATCACCGTCACCGACGAGAGCAAGTTCCGCCTGATCGAGCGCCTGCAGCGCGAAGCCAGCTGGGGCGAAGCCAATCTCACCACCCTCGATGGCGTGCGTGTCGATTATCCGAAGGGCTGGGGCCTGGTCCGCGCCTCCAACACGACGCCTGTGCTGGTGCTGCGTTTCGAGGCCGACACCGAGGAAGAGCTGGAGCGCATCAAGCAGGTGTTCCGCAGCCAGCTCACCCTCATCGCCCCTGAACTCAACTTGCCGTTCTGATCCGTGTCACTGGAGCCCAGCATGACCCTCAGCCTTGACGCTGCTTCCCACGTCGCCCAGGTCCTGTCCGAAGCGCTGCCCTATATCCGCCGCTTCGTCGGCAAGACCCTGGTGGTCAAGTACGGCGGCAACGCCATGGAAAGCGACGAACTGAAGGCCAGCTTCGCTCGCGATGTGGTGCTGATGAAGGCCGTCGGCATCAATCCGGTGGTGGTGCATGGCGGCGGCCCGCAGATCGGCGACCTGCTCAAGCGCCTGTCCATCGAAAGCCACTTCATCGACGGCATGCGCGTCACCGACGCGCAGACCATGGATGTGGTGGAGATGGTCCTGGGCGGCCAGGTGAACAAGGACATCGTCAACCTGATCAACCGCCACGGCGGCAGCGCCATCGGCCTGACCGGCAAGGATGCCGAGCTGATCCGCGCGAAGAAGCTCACCGTCACCCGCCAGACCCCGGAGATGACTCAGCCGGAGATCATCGACATCGGCCATGTGGGCGAGGTCGCCAGCGTCAACACCGACCTGCTGAACATGCTGGTAAAGGGCGACTTCATCCCGGTGATCGCCCCCATCGGCGTCGGCGCCAACGGCGAGTCCTACAACATCAACGCTGACCTGGTGGCCGGCAAGGTGGCCGAGGCGCTCAAGGCCGAGAAGCTGATGCTGCTGACCAACATCGCCGGCCTGATGGACAAGCAGGGCCAGGTGCTCACCGGCCTGTCCACCGAGCAGGTCAACGACCTGATCGCCGACGGCACCATCTACGGCGGCATGCTGCCGAAGATCCGCTGCGCACTGGACGCGGTGCAGGGTGGCGTGAACGCCGCGCACATCATCGATGGCCGCGTACCTCACGCCGTGCTGCTGGAGATCTTCACCGACAGCGGCGTCGGTACCCTGATCACCAACCGCAAGCGTCACTGAGCGGAGCGACACCCAGACAGGCCGGAGCGATCCGGCCTGTTCCATTTGAGGAGCCGGAAATGGCCACGCTGTCCCGCGATGCGTTCAGTTTCTTCCACCCCTTGCGCGTGCGCTGGGCCGAAGTGGACCCGCAGGGCATTGTCTTCAACGGTAACTACCTGACGTACGCAGACGTTGCCATCACCGAATATTTCCGCGCCCTGGACGTCGCCTATCCGGCCGACCTGCTCAAGGATGGCGGTGACTTCTTCGCGGTGAAGACCCTGCTGGAATACCTGGCGCCGGCACGCTTCGACGACGCACTCGACATTGGCGTGCGCGTCAGCCGCCTGGGTGGCGCCAGCCTGGCGTTCGAACTGGGCATCTGGCGCGGCGGCGAGCAGCTGACCTCAGGCGAAGTGATCTACGTGCATGCCGATGCCGCCAGCCGCAAGAGTCTGCGACTGCCGGAATGGCTGAGAGAGAGGGTCCGGGGCTTCGAGCGTTTAGTCCCGTCTGGCTGACGATCTGGCAGGCCGCCTCGAACAGGGCGGCCAGCTAGCGGGTGCCGCCGAGAAGTTCGGCCAACCGCGCGCGGTCGGCGGCATAGCTCGCCTTCGCCGCCGCGCGGTCCTTTTCGTACCGGGCGATGTCCTTGTCGAGGCCCTTCTGCTGGTCGCGCAGGTTGTCGATCTGCTCTACCAGGTGGGTCGGAACCTCGCGTCCCGCCCGCTCACTTTCCGCCGCCTGGCTCTGCAGGTTGGACTGCTGGGTACGCAGCGACTGCTGATTGCCACGGGCAACGCCGATCAGGCCATCCAGCTCGGCCATCTTGCGCTCCAGGGCACGGTCGATATCCTCGACACTGGTGTAGAGCCGCAACAATTGTGCATCAGAGCTGGCGCGGGCCTTTTCATCCAACTGGCGCTGCATCGCCTCACGGCTGGGTGCAGGCGGGATCACACGCATGACCCGCCCTTGCTCGTTGAGCACCTCATAACCCTTGCCGATGTACTCCGGCGGCACGCCCTGGCGGTCCAGTACGGTCACGCCCTTGTCGTCGACATAGCGATACAGCTCCGCCGCCCCGGCCAACGCGGGCAACAGTGACCCCAGCAGGCCAAGGAAGAGTGCGGGGGGCTTGAGCATTAGGACTCCCAGTCCGGACAGTCAGATACCAAAGTTGGCGCGATAGGTTTCCACGGCGGGCAGGTGCTTCTTCAGCTCGGCGTCACCCGCCAGGTACTCCAGTACCTGTTCAAGCGACACGATGCTGACCACCGGCATGCCGAAGTCACGCTCCACTTCCTGTATAGCCGAAAGTTCGCCCTGGCCGCGTTCCTGACGGTTCAGCGCGATCAGTACGCCGGCTGCCTGGGCCTTCTGCGCCTCGATGATCTGCATCACTTCGCGGATGGCTGTGCCAGCGGTGATCACGTCATCAATGATCAGTACGCGACCGGCAAGCGCCGCACCGACCAGGGTGCCGCCTTCGCCGTGATCCTTGGCTTCCTTGCGATTGAAGCACCACGGAATGTCGATCTGATGATGCTCGGCCAGCGCCACAGCGGTAGCGGCTGCCAGGGGAATGCCCTTGTAGGCCGGGCCGAACAGCACATCAAAAGGAATGCCGCTGTCGACTACGGCGGCGGCATAGAATCGACCGAGCTGGGCGAGCGCCAGGCCACTGTTGAACAGGCCGGCGTTGAAGAAATAGGGGCTGGTACGCCCGGACTTGAGAGTGAACTCACCGAAACGCAGTACTCCGCGCTCAATGGCAAAGCGAATGAAATCGCGTTGGTACGCCTGCATGAAAAGCCTCGGACGGCACGGATTTAGCTAAAAAGAAAGAGCTCGGGTATCATACACGCACGTGTTTTTGGGGGCCATTTATGCGGATCATCAGCGTGAACGTGAATGGTATTCAAGCGGCAGCCGAGCGGGGACTCCTCAGCTGGCTGCAAGCGCAGAATGCCGACGTGATCTGCCTGCAAGACACACGTGCCTCCGCCTTCGACCTGGACGACCCTGCCTTCCAACTGGATGGTTATTTCCTCTATGCCGGCGATGCCGAAGTGCCTGCCCAAGGTGGCGTGGCGCTCTATTCGCGGTTGCAACCCAAGGCGGTTATCTGGGGACTCGGATTCGAGTCCTGCGATCGGTACGGACGCTACTTGCAGGCAGATTTCGACAAAGTGAGCATCGCCACCCTGCTGCTGCCTTCCGGGCAAGGCGGGGACGAGAACCTGAACCACAAGTTCAAGTTCATGGACGACCTCACCCATTATCTGAACAAGCAGCGCCGCAAGCGCCGCGAGTACATCTATTGCGGCTCGCTCTACGTCGCCCACCAGAAGCTGGACGTGAAGAACTGGCGCGACTGCCAGCAGATCCCTGGCTTCCTGGCGCCTGAGCGCGCCTGGATGGACGAGGTGTTCGGCAACATGGGTTATGTGGACGCCCTGCGCGAAGTCAGCCGCGAAGGTGACCAGTTCAGTTGGTGGCCGGATAGCGAACAGGCCGAGATGCTCAACCTCGGCTGGCGCTTCGACTACCAGGTGCTCACGCCGGGCCTGCGCCGCTTCGTGCGCAGCGCCAAGCTGCCGCGTCAGCCGCGCTTCTCCCAGCATGCGCCGCTGATCGTCGACTACGACTGGTTGCTCAGCGTGTGATCCAGGCAAGAAAAAGCCGGCTCGAAAGCCGGCTTTTTCTTGTCCGCGATTCGAGCTACTTCACCAGCCGCCAGCAGAAGGGGTAGCGATAGGCCTGCCCCTCATTGGCCTTGATCCCGGCGATGATGGTCAGCACTAGCGCACCGATGCTAACCAGTCCAAGCAGCGGGAAGCCAATCACCACCAGCATCAGCAGGAAGCACAGCACCACGGCCAGCGCCACGGTGATCTGGAAGTTCAGCGCTTCCTTGCCCTGGGCATCGACGAAGGGGTCGAGGTCCTTCTTGATCTGCCAGACGATCAACGGACCGAGCAGATTGCCGAAGGGGAACACCAGGCCGAGGAAGGCGGAGAAATGGCAGAACATCGCCCATTGCCGTACTTCCCGGTTCGGCTCCTGATACTGAGTTGGTTCGTCCATACCC comes from the Pseudomonas sp. TCU-HL1 genome and includes:
- the pyrE gene encoding orotate phosphoribosyltransferase → MQAYQRDFIRFAIERGVLRFGEFTLKSGRTSPYFFNAGLFNSGLALAQLGRFYAAAVVDSGIPFDVLFGPAYKGIPLAAATAVALAEHHQIDIPWCFNRKEAKDHGEGGTLVGAALAGRVLIIDDVITAGTAIREVMQIIEAQKAQAAGVLIALNRQERGQGELSAIQEVERDFGMPVVSIVSLEQVLEYLAGDAELKKHLPAVETYRANFGI
- the coaBC gene encoding bifunctional phosphopantothenoylcysteine decarboxylase/phosphopantothenate--cysteine ligase CoaBC, producing MQRLYRKRILLGVGGGIAAYKSAELVRRLRDQGAEVRVVMTQGGREFITPLTLQALSGHPVHLELLDSAAEAAMGHIELARWADLVLIAPATADLMARLAQGMADDLLTTLVLATDAPVALAPAMNQAMWRDPATQANLEILAKRGLRLFGPAAGSQACGDVGLGRMLEAEELAQRAADCFEHRALTGRHVLITAGPTQENIDPVRYITNHSSGKMGFALAEAAVEAGAKVTLITGPVHLPTPDRVNRIDVVSARDMLAACEAAMPCDLLIAAAAVADYRPEVVAQHKMKKDPTSGEGLLLQLVRNPDILATLASRPDRPFSVGFAAETENLLEYASRKLKDKNLDLIVANDVANPTIGFNSEENAITVIDRELAQTSFAQTSKGKIARQLITFIADRLNQA
- the radC gene encoding RadC family protein, which encodes MSIRNWPAAERPREKLLELGAAALSDAELLAIFLRTGVAGRSAVDLARHLLNDFGSLRALLEAELQDFSQHLGLGPAKFAQLQAVLEMARRHLAEGLRRDSALENPQAVRDFLKAQLRHSHHEQFACLFLDAKHRVLAFEVLFHGTIDGASVYPRQVVKRALAHNAAALILSHNHPSGVAEPSEADRQLTRRLQEALALIDVRVLDHFIVGAGEPLSMAERGWI
- a CDS encoding exodeoxyribonuclease III translates to MRIISVNVNGIQAAAERGLLSWLQAQNADVICLQDTRASAFDLDDPAFQLDGYFLYAGDAEVPAQGGVALYSRLQPKAVIWGLGFESCDRYGRYLQADFDKVSIATLLLPSGQGGDENLNHKFKFMDDLTHYLNKQRRKRREYIYCGSLYVAHQKLDVKNWRDCQQIPGFLAPERAWMDEVFGNMGYVDALREVSREGDQFSWWPDSEQAEMLNLGWRFDYQVLTPGLRRFVRSAKLPRQPRFSQHAPLIVDYDWLLSV
- a CDS encoding DUF4870 domain-containing protein, with amino-acid sequence MDEPTQYQEPNREVRQWAMFCHFSAFLGLVFPFGNLLGPLIVWQIKKDLDPFVDAQGKEALNFQITVALAVVLCFLLMLVVIGFPLLGLVSIGALVLTIIAGIKANEGQAYRYPFCWRLVK
- a CDS encoding acyl-CoA thioesterase; translated protein: MATLSRDAFSFFHPLRVRWAEVDPQGIVFNGNYLTYADVAITEYFRALDVAYPADLLKDGGDFFAVKTLLEYLAPARFDDALDIGVRVSRLGGASLAFELGIWRGGEQLTSGEVIYVHADAASRKSLRLPEWLRERVRGFERLVPSG
- a CDS encoding DUF4124 domain-containing protein — protein: MLKPPALFLGLLGSLLPALAGAAELYRYVDDKGVTVLDRQGVPPEYIGKGYEVLNEQGRVMRVIPPAPSREAMQRQLDEKARASSDAQLLRLYTSVEDIDRALERKMAELDGLIGVARGNQQSLRTQQSNLQSQAAESERAGREVPTHLVEQIDNLRDQQKGLDKDIARYEKDRAAAKASYAADRARLAELLGGTR
- the algC gene encoding phosphomannomutase/phosphoglucomutase, coding for MTSIEQIAPTLPASIFRAYDIRGVVGDTLTTETAYWVGRAIGSESLARGEPCVSVGRDGRLSGPELVQALIQGLLDCGCQVTDVGMVPTPALYYAANVLAGKSGVMLTGSHNPPDYNGFKIMVAGETLANEQITALHTRIQNNDLASGAGSVEAVDVLDRYFREIRDDIALAKPMKVVVDCGNGVAGVIAPQLIEALGCTVIPLFCDVDGTFPNHHPDPGKPENLEDLIAKVKEEKADLGLAFDGDGDRVGVVTNEGTIIYPDRLLMLFAKDVVSRNPGADIIFDVKCTRRLTSLISGYGGRPVMWKTGHSLIKKKMKETGALLAGEMSGHIFFKERWYGFDDGIYSAARLLEILSQDKRDAEHVFSAFPKDVSTPEINITVTDESKFRLIERLQREASWGEANLTTLDGVRVDYPKGWGLVRASNTTPVLVLRFEADTEEELERIKQVFRSQLTLIAPELNLPF
- the dut gene encoding dUTP diphosphatase; amino-acid sequence: MHSLQAKILDSRIGSEFPLPQYATPGSAGLDLRAMLKEEVVLEPGQTILIPTGLSIYIADPGLAALILPRSGLGHKHGVVLGNLVGLIDSDYQGELMVSCWNRGQTAFRIAIGERIAQLVLVPVVQAHFELVEEFHESERGAGGFGHTGSH
- the argB gene encoding acetylglutamate kinase, coding for MTLSLDAASHVAQVLSEALPYIRRFVGKTLVVKYGGNAMESDELKASFARDVVLMKAVGINPVVVHGGGPQIGDLLKRLSIESHFIDGMRVTDAQTMDVVEMVLGGQVNKDIVNLINRHGGSAIGLTGKDAELIRAKKLTVTRQTPEMTQPEIIDIGHVGEVASVNTDLLNMLVKGDFIPVIAPIGVGANGESYNINADLVAGKVAEALKAEKLMLLTNIAGLMDKQGQVLTGLSTEQVNDLIADGTIYGGMLPKIRCALDAVQGGVNAAHIIDGRVPHAVLLEIFTDSGVGTLITNRKRH